The Leishmania braziliensis MHOM/BR/75/M2904 complete genome, chromosome 12 genome window below encodes:
- a CDS encoding putative translation initiation factor EIF-2b alpha subunit, giving the protein MDVPSDDYDVSIMIEAIHEVQAVLTSRQFATFSEVDTEIAKTLKRYEAFGDGFERFHVSLTKDVLQSNDLQKSLKDMDKRCRDRLKDCESSQKDQINDILPFIRKSSAILVHGSGNLLALTIACSIQEHEGVRFYICEGRPARKGYPNGSGEQLLKRVLATPEGTRLKDKLHRYCTIVPDSGVSSVMNNVDFVVMGANCVTEHGGLVHSTGSLQISIVAAFRNVPCYVLCETFKFAHIFPLGTDDLKQPEDGVGQVVPLVEFVPPSMITLIFSEQGIMPPSAVADEMFRFHTAPSAPGKQR; this is encoded by the coding sequence atggaTGTCCCAAGCGACGATTACGATGTGAGTATTATGATAGAGGCAATTCACGAAGTGCAAGCTGTTCTGACCTCTCGCCAGTTTGCTACCTTTTCCGAGGTAGACACCGAGATTGCAAAGACACTTAAACGGTATGAAGCTTTCGGTGATGGTTTCGAGCGATTTCACGTGAGCTTGACTAAAGATGTTCTGCAGTCGAACGATTTACAGAAGAGTCTCAAGGATATGGATAAGCGATGCCGAGATCGTCTAAAGGACTGTGAGTCTAGTCAGAAAGACCAGATTAATGATATCCTGCCGTTTATCCGTAAGTCATCCGCGATTCTCGTTCACGGATCGGGTAATTTACTGGCACTCACTATTGCCTGCTCTATTCAGGAGCATGAGGGCGTCCGCTTTTACATCTGCGAAGGGAGACCAGCACGCAAGGGTTACCCTAACGGCTCTGGCGAGCAACTGCTAAAAAGGGTGCTTGCAACACCAGAGGGAACACGGCTAAAAGATAAGCTGCATCGGTACTGCACGATTGTGCCTGACAGCGGTGTGAGCTCGGTGATGAATAATGTTGACTTTGTTGTGATGGGTGCGAACTGTGTGACGGAGCACGGTGGACTGGTTCACTCTACAGGCTCCCTTCAGATCTCCATCGTGGCCGCCTTCCGAAATGTTCCGTGCTACGTCCTGTGTGAGACCTTTAAGTTTGCGCACATTTTCCCTTTAGGCACTGACGATCTGAAACAGCCTGAGGATGGTGTGGGGCAAGTGGTTCCTTTGGTGGAGTTTGTGCCACCATCCATGATCACGCTGATCTTCTCTGAGCAAGGTATTATGCCCCCGTCTGCAGTGGCAGACGAGATGTTTCGCTTTCACACAGCTCCTTCTGCTCCAGGAAAGCAGCGATAA
- a CDS encoding putative proteasome beta-1 subunit, which translates to MLQRPDHTLLQDPSYPKDTRQKLTENGPAQAAKELFPADAAVIDPQLSEAVSLGTTILAVSYKGGVVLAADSRTSSGTYVVNRASNKLTKLTKKIYCCRSGSAADTQALAERVSNYLGSYQTDVGTEVNVATAANLFHKMCYMNRWNISAGIIVAGYDPINGGSVYSIPSGGSCVKLDYALGGSGSIFLYSFFDANYKPDMSKSECVAFCQRAVAHAFSRDGSSGGLIRTITLDAGEPEHQTIPWNTAPYCMEKDPKYQQQAVLHQSLSSSAKVTGNCMSSIS; encoded by the coding sequence atGCTCCAGCGGCCTGATCATACCCTTCTGCAGGATCCATCGTATCCGAAAGACACAAGGCAGAAGCTGACGGAGAATGGCCCAGCACAGGCGGCCAAGGAACTGTTTCCGGCGGATGCTGCCGTCATTGATCCGCAGCTAAGCGAGGCTGTCTCGCTAGGCACAACGATTCTCGCGGTCTCGTACAAGGGTGGTGTTGTGCTGGCCGCGGACTCGCGCACGTCGTCGGGCACATATGTCGTAAATCGGGCCAGCAACAAGCTAACGAAGCTAACCAAGAAGATTTACTGCTGCCGTAGTGGTTCTGCCGCAGATACACAGGCGCTCGCTGAGCGCGTGTCAAACTACTTAGGTAGCTATCAGACAGACGTTGGCACAGAAGTGAACGTTGCCACGGCAGCGAACCTGTTTCATAAGATGTGCTACATGAACAGATGGAACATCTCTGCGGGTATTATTGTCGCGGGGTACGACCCCATCAACGGCGGCTCAGTGTACAGCATCCCATCTGGGGGCTCGTGCGTGAAGCTTGACTACGCActtggcggcagcggctctaTCTTTCTGTACTCTTTTTTTGATGCCAACTACAAACCGGATATGTCGAAGAGCGAGTGCGTTGCCTTCTGCCAGCGCGCTGTCGCGCACGCGTTCAGCCGCGACGGCTCCAGCGGCGGTCTGATCCGCACCATCACCCTTGATGCTGGCGAGCCAGAACACCAGACGATCCCGTGGAACACCGCGCCCTACTGTATGGAGAAGGACCCCAAATATCAGCAGCAGGCTGTGCTGCACCAAtctctcagcagcagcgcaaaggTTACTGGAAATTGCATGTCTTCTATATCGTGA
- a CDS encoding ribonuclease mar1 encodes MSRLIPHYSMGKTAFLCVDLQKAFSKRIENFPNCVFVANRLARMHEALPENTKYIVTEQYPKGLGHTVPEIILPETAQVIEKTRFSCIVPEVEKLLKDVNNAVVFGIEGHACILQTVADLLDMNKRVFLLKDGLGSQKKTDFKAAVKLMSSWGPNCQLTTSESILLQMTRDSMDPNFKAIAKLLKEEPPIPL; translated from the coding sequence ATGTCCCGCTTGATACCACATTACTCCATGGGGAAGACAGCCTTCCTGTGTGTCGATCTACAAAAGGCGTTCAGCAAGCGTATCGAGAACTTCCCAAACTGCGTCTTCGTTGCCAACCGACTGGCACGAATGCATGAGGCACTGCCCGAGAACACCAAGTACATTGTCACAGAGCAGTATCCGAAGGGTCTCGGGCACACCGTTCCGGAGATTATTTTACCCGAAACGGCCCAAGTGATCGAGAAGACACGCTTTTCATGTATTGTGccggaggtggagaagctgctgaaAGACGTGAATAATGCTGTCGTCTTCGGCATTGAGGGACACGCCTGTATCCTGCAAACAGTAGCTGATCTCTTGGATATGAATAAGCGCGTGTTCCTTCTAAAGGACGGTCTGGGCAGTCAAAAGAAGACAGACTTCAAGGCCGCGGTAAAGCTGATGAGTTCATGGGGCCCCAACTGCCAGCTCACCACCTCCGAGTCGATTCTGCTTCAGATGACAAGGGATTCCATGGACCCCAACTTCAAGGCGATTGCAaagctgctgaaggaggagcCTCCGATTCCGCTCTAA
- a CDS encoding putative protein kinase: MGDHLGSRFTVIEQIGSGNYGSLYRAIDGEAATLADRIIATKKLKDTMNHPHVLREVSVQRHAQQCSPHIVKLLHVVPRDHVRAALVLEYVPLDLRTFLNAFYCDRAKSSAPPWCAAAGAGALKPVSTPPRHIPLIYVRRMLRGLVEALHCLHSRGIVHRDVKPENILVEPLGLGRPLRCVCPPMGSSGTAGEAAGCWVHAPHSPHPQEEEGVTQARHRPGTLESCQFFCQNSVALHHELTGDELASAIHRIHCETCRRCPHAPAGVQEYVLQRHEDSSRVAAGTFCSQERQAGAVDKEGSAKMDEDEEDKCAASTPPLVPDVKLCDFGSARHIGTLRLRSAEEQREELTPGPTTPVYCAPEMMLLQHYGTSVDMWAVGAILYEMLTGEFFLSVGTLRSFSGNVIVQDDYCVMHRLNRMFLHLGTPSLDEWRSIAHPLYYPDEVLAHLPQVRDAALFRCVAQSISPPERLLQDSGDGKANGDTETTDEQKDLNVQPPVGPCSCTPQASVNGATDSNVATASEPCYGMPGVPAPSSLSDFLYQRTGASGVDFLLSLLRYDPAQRMTSAEALRHPFLNPEGAKGYT, encoded by the coding sequence ATGGGCGATCACCTTGGCTCGCGCTTCACCGTCATTGAACAgatcggcagcggcaatTATGGCTCTCTCTACCGCGCCATCGATGGTGAAGCGGCGACGCTGGCCGACCGAATTATCGCCACAAAGAAGTTGAAGGACACGATGAACCACCCACACGTGCTGCGTGAGGTGAGCGTGCAGCGCCATGCTCAGCAGTGCTCGCCGCACATTGTCAAACTGCTTCACGTGGTGCCACGTGATCATGTGCGGGCAGCGCTGGTGCTCGAGTACGTGCCGCTGGACTTGCGAACCTTTCTGAACGCCTTCTACTGTGACCGAGCGAAATCATCGGCACCGCCGtggtgtgcagctgctggggCCGGTGCACTCAAACCGGtgtcgacgccgccgagACACATACCCTTGATCTATGTGCGGCGAATGCTGCGAGGCCTcgtcgaggcgctgcactgcctgcACTCCCGCGGCATCGTCCACCGTGACGTGAAACCAGAGAACATTCTCGTGGAGCCGCTCGGACTGGGGCGCCCACTTCGGTGTGTTTGCCCGCCTATGGGCTCTTCTGGGACCGCAGGTGAGGCTGCGGGCTGTTGGGTGCACGCCCCTCACAGCCCTCACCcacaagaggaggagggtgtaACTCAAGCGAGACACCGACCTGGTACACTGGAGTCGTGCCAATTTTTCTGTCAAAACTCAGTGGCGCTGCATCATGAACTGACCGGCGACGAGCTGGCGTCCGCCATTCATCGGATACACTGCGAGACGTGTCGGCGCTGCCCACACGCGCCTGCCGGGGTACAGGAATACGTGCTTCAGCGCCATGAAGACAGCAGTAGAGTGGCAGCAGGCACCTTCTGCTCGCAGGAGCGGCAAGCGGGCGCCGTGGACAAGGAAGGTTCAGCGAAGATGgacgaagacgaggaggacaagTGCGCCGCGTCTACGCCACCGCTCGTCCCGGATGTCAAACTATGCGACTTCGGCTCTGCGCGGCACATTGGCACGTTGCGTCTGCGCAgtgcagaggagcagcgagAGGAGCTCACCCCGGGGCCCACAACACCGGTGTACTGCGCTCCCGAAATGATGTTACTGCAGCACTATGGAACGTCGGTGGACATGTGGGCTGTTGGCGCCATCCTCTATGAAATGCTCACAGGCGAGTTTTTTCTCAGCGTGGGTACgctgcgctccttctccggcAATGTCATTGTTCAGGACGACTACTGCGTGATGCACCGACTGAATCGCATgttcctccacctcggcaCGCCATCCCTGGACGAGTGGCGGTCTATCGCTCACCCCCTCTACTACCCCGACGAGGTGCTGGCCCACCTACCGCAGGTGCGTGATGCAGCACTCTTCCGCTGCGTAGCCCAGTCCATCAGCCCTCCCGAGCGTCTTCTGCaggacagcggcgacggcaagGCGAACGGTGACACCGAAACGACTGATGAGCAGAAGGACCTCAACGTGCAGCCACCTGTCGGGCCGTGTTCATGTACACCACAAGCGTCAGTTAATGGTGCGACAGACTCGAATGTCGCAACAGCGTCGGAGCCGTGCTACGGGATGCCCGGGGTGCCGGCCCCGTCGAGTCTCTCGGACTTCCTCTATCAGCGCACAGGAGCAAGCGGCGTGGATTTTTTGCTCTCGTTGCTGCGGTACGACCCGGCACAGCGCATGACGTCCGCGGAGGCGCTACGCCACCCCTTCTTGAATCCTGAAGGGGCGAAGGGGTACACTTAG